In the genome of Microscilla marina ATCC 23134, one region contains:
- a CDS encoding response regulator transcription factor, with product MPVKVAIADDHVLFRKGLVTILELDDNIEVVYGADNGKELIDKVDAQPPDVILMDLKMPVMDGMEATKIIKAKYPEVKVLVLSMYDEEKFIIHCLELGANGYLLKNTDPDELVHAIGTVMAKDFYFNNHISTVMLKGLNQKKRAKGKPQFENSIELTKREQEVLELICKELTTPEMAEKLFISNRTVEGHRKNLLEKTGAKNTAGLVVFALKNELVEI from the coding sequence ATGCCAGTTAAAGTAGCAATTGCTGACGATCACGTGCTTTTTCGCAAAGGCTTGGTCACTATTCTAGAGCTTGATGACAATATCGAGGTTGTTTATGGTGCCGATAATGGCAAAGAACTGATAGACAAAGTAGACGCACAACCACCTGATGTGATATTGATGGACTTGAAAATGCCCGTAATGGACGGAATGGAGGCTACCAAAATAATTAAAGCCAAATACCCTGAAGTAAAGGTGCTTGTTTTATCTATGTACGACGAAGAGAAGTTTATCATTCATTGTCTCGAACTAGGCGCCAATGGTTACCTACTCAAAAATACCGATCCTGACGAGTTAGTGCATGCCATAGGAACAGTTATGGCAAAAGATTTTTATTTCAACAACCACATATCTACAGTAATGCTCAAGGGGCTTAACCAGAAAAAAAGGGCTAAAGGTAAGCCTCAGTTTGAAAACAGCATAGAGTTGACCAAACGTGAACAAGAAGTGTTAGAGTTGATCTGCAAGGAACTTACTACCCCCGAAATGGCAGAAAAACTGTTTATCAGTAATCGCACAGTAGAAGGGCACCGAAAAAATCTACTGGAAAAAACAGGGGCAAAAAATACTGCCGGATTAGTGGTTTTTGCGCTCAAAAATGAGTTGGTGGAGATTTAG
- a CDS encoding leucine-rich repeat domain-containing protein — MLTNNNYITTSPDFISKIKQLLESGQSSQVELAFQLLKGAGERVPQVLEKYLINKQEKILLCLTYGFVQVVANISELWISRVYLKRLPAEIAYLKNLLLLNLNSNQLHTLPREIGSLKHLKQLNLNKNPLTQLPKEIGRLRQLEELWLTQGQLTRLPKEIGKLENLRKLHLGGNQLKQVPAELGNLEELDTLDLRENKLLMLPNEIGYLTNLRSLDLRRNQLHSLPVNIGDLVQLKELYLYGNPLPISEKDRIQKALPQVKMSF, encoded by the coding sequence ATGTTAACAAACAACAATTACATTACCACTAGCCCTGACTTTATTAGTAAAATAAAACAACTGTTGGAAAGCGGTCAAAGTAGTCAAGTAGAACTGGCTTTTCAGTTGCTAAAGGGAGCGGGAGAGAGAGTTCCGCAGGTGTTGGAGAAATACCTGATTAATAAACAAGAAAAAATATTGCTTTGCCTTACCTATGGTTTTGTGCAGGTAGTAGCAAATATTAGTGAATTATGGATTAGCCGTGTCTACCTAAAGCGCTTACCAGCGGAAATAGCTTACCTCAAAAACTTGTTGTTGCTCAACCTCAACAGCAATCAACTGCATACACTGCCTCGCGAAATAGGCAGTTTGAAGCACCTGAAACAATTGAACCTCAATAAAAATCCGCTGACCCAACTACCTAAAGAAATAGGGCGTTTGCGCCAACTTGAAGAACTTTGGCTTACTCAAGGGCAATTGACTCGCCTGCCTAAAGAAATTGGTAAACTTGAAAACTTACGCAAATTACATTTGGGGGGCAACCAACTAAAGCAGGTGCCTGCTGAATTGGGCAACCTGGAAGAACTAGACACGCTTGACCTACGCGAAAATAAGCTGTTGATGTTGCCCAATGAAATAGGGTACTTGACTAATTTACGTTCGTTGGATTTGCGTCGCAACCAACTGCACTCACTGCCTGTCAACATTGGCGACCTTGTGCAACTCAAGGAACTTTACTTATATGGTAACCCTCTGCCTATATCAGAAAAAGACCGGATTCAGAAGGCATTGCCACAGGTAAAAATGAGTTTTTAA
- a CDS encoding sensor histidine kinase, with the protein MAQSGELGVGTMLLIGTVGMLLLAMAVIVFFLVYQRRLLAQQEQLQQIKIEQQKALLEASLQTQENERRRIAKDLHDEVGANLSTINLFAKQIEKFVERESKAGKMVGKTKDLIATTITSVRTISKDLLPATLDRFGLVEAAKELCDRINQADAVLVNFEHQVTEERLSQPQELALFRIIQELFNNTLKHAQATQVNLFIHYTPKSLKIIFKDNGVGFDANALMQSKESTKGLGLKNLESRAQVLGASLNYTSPPEGGTQVNILSNTA; encoded by the coding sequence ATGGCTCAGTCGGGAGAACTCGGAGTAGGCACAATGCTACTTATCGGCACAGTAGGTATGCTACTGCTGGCAATGGCAGTAATCGTGTTTTTTTTGGTGTATCAACGCCGTTTGCTTGCCCAACAAGAACAGCTACAACAAATAAAAATAGAACAACAAAAAGCCTTGTTAGAGGCTAGTTTGCAAACCCAGGAAAACGAACGCCGCAGAATAGCCAAGGATTTGCACGATGAGGTAGGCGCCAACCTGTCTACAATTAATTTATTTGCCAAACAAATAGAGAAGTTTGTAGAAAGAGAGTCAAAGGCAGGCAAAATGGTAGGTAAAACCAAAGATTTGATTGCAACTACTATAACCAGTGTACGTACCATTTCTAAAGACTTACTCCCCGCTACGTTGGATCGCTTTGGGTTGGTAGAAGCTGCCAAAGAGCTTTGTGACCGGATTAATCAGGCAGATGCCGTATTGGTAAATTTTGAGCATCAGGTAACCGAAGAACGCCTGTCCCAGCCCCAGGAACTTGCCTTGTTCAGGATTATCCAGGAACTCTTCAATAATACCCTTAAACACGCCCAGGCAACCCAAGTCAACTTGTTTATCCATTATACTCCGAAAAGCCTAAAGATTATATTTAAAGATAATGGAGTGGGTTTTGACGCCAATGCTTTGATGCAAAGTAAGGAAAGCACCAAGGGGTTGGGCTTAAAAAACCTCGAAAGCCGTGCCCAGGTATTAGGTGCAAGCCTCAACTATACAAGCCCTCCCGAAGGTGGAACTCAAGTAAATATATTGAGTAATACTGCTTAA